One region of Camelina sativa cultivar DH55 chromosome 6, Cs, whole genome shotgun sequence genomic DNA includes:
- the LOC104793249 gene encoding clathrin interactor EPSIN 2 isoform X2 translates to MKKVFGQTVRDLKREVNKKVLKVPGVEQKVLDATSNEPWGPHGSLLADLAQASRNYHEYQLIMGVIWKRLSDTGKNWRHVYKALTVLEYMVGHGSERVIDEIRERAYQISTLSDFQYIDSGGRDQGSNVRKKSQSLVALVNDKERIAEVRQKAAANRDKYRSSAPGGMYKPSGGYGDKYDYGSRDEERSSYGREREYGYRDDDRNSRDGDRYSRDSEDRYGRDGNRDDDYRGRSRSVDNYGSRGRSSEREREDDGHSSSRGSGARADDNSQDGRGRLERKFSEQNIGAPPSYEEAVNESRSPVYSERDGGETPQVTAPGAASPPPPQATAPGAGSPSTGPSTDNKPVTFVNESPSQKVETFDEFDPRGAFSAGPPAYVSTDGVTDPPTVASMSAPPASNEMDLLGSLADVFSSNALAIVPADSTSVETNGQVNDGPAPSFSTSQPSTQSFDDPFGDSPFKAFTSTDADSTPQQNFGAPDTAHNFGFGDSFSAVANPDPASQNVQPPSNSPGFPQEQFATSQSDIDILAGILPPSGPPVSLPQQSGPSIPTSQFPPSGNNMYEGFHSQPTVSTAPNQPGQTPFGQAVQPYNMVPHSQNMTGAMPFNSGGFMHQPGSQNSFTATSSSSQTPYSTPSGPAGQFMAHQGHGMPPSHGPQRTQSGPVTLQGNNNVMGDMFSQAGPNSLTSSSSHPDLTPLTGAIEIVPPPQKKFEPKSSVWADTLSRGLVNFNISGPKTNPLADIGVDFEAINRRDKRLEKPTNTPATSTINMGKAMGSGTGLGRSGATAMRPPPNPMTGSGMPMGGGMGVGSYGGMNQNQPMGMGMGVGMNQNQPMGMGMGPGMNMNMGGYGQGYPMQQQNPGMVRGPNVPGNNYNPMMGQGGYNNPQQFYGGGGGGYR, encoded by the exons atgaagaaagtcTTCGGCCAAACTGTCAGAGACCT TAAGAGAGAGGTTAACAAGAAAGTGCTCAAAGTTCCTGGAGTAGAACAGAAG GTCCTAGATGCTACTAGCAATGAGCCATGGGGTCCACATGGATCACTTCTTGCTGATCTTGCTCAAGCTTCCAGAAATTA TCATGAATACCAGCTGATCATGGGGGTCATATGGAAACGCCTTAGTGACACTGGAAAAAACTGGCGGCATGTCTATAAG GCTTTGACAGTTTTGGAATACATGGTTGGCCATGGATCAGAACGTGTTATAGACGAGATTAGAGAACGTGCATATCAAATTTCG ACATTGTCCGACTTTCAGTATATTGATTCCGGTGGTAGAGATCAAGGAAGCAATGTTAGGAAGAAATCACAGAGCCTGGTGGCTTTGGTGAATGACAAAGAAAGAATAGCCGAGGTCAGACAGAAGGCTGCTGCTAACAGAGATAA GTATCGCAGCTCAGCACCAGGTGGAATGTATAAGCCTTCAGGCGGATATGGGGACAAATATGATTATGGAAGCCGGGATGAAGAGCGAAGTAGTtatggaagagaaagagaatatGGTTACAGAGATGATGATAGAAATAGTCGTGATGGAGATCGTTATTCCAGAGACTCTGAAGACCGGTATGGAAGAGATGGTAATAGGGATGATGATTACAGGGGTAGGAGCAGAAGTGTTGATAACTATGGGTCACGAGGTAGGAGTTCGGAAAGGGAGAGGGAGGATGATGGCCATTCTTCATCACG GGGCAGTGGTGCTCGAGCTGATGACAATTCTCAGGATGGGAG AGGGCGGCTCGAGAGGAAGTTTTCTGAACAAAATATTGGCGCCCCACCCAGTTATGAAGAAGCTGTCAATGAATCACGCAGCCCTGTATACAGTGAAAG GGATGGTGGGGAGACCCCACAAGTTACTGCTCCAGGAgctgcttctcctcctcctcctcaagcTACTGCTCCAGGGGCTGGTTCTCCTTCTACTGGACCCAGCACAGACAATAAACCTGTTACTTTTGTTAATGAATCACCTTCTCAGAAAGTTGAGActtttgatgaatttgatcCACGTGGTGCGTTTTCAG CTGGCCCTCCAGCATATGTATCTACAGATGGTGTTACAGATCCTCCAACTGTTGCTTCTATGTCTGCCCCTCCCGCCTCGAATGAGATGGACTTGCTTGGCTCCCTTGCAGACGTATTTTCATCAAACGCATTGGCCATTGTACCAGCTGATTCTACCTCCGTTGAAACCAATGGACAAGTAAACGATGGTCCAGCTCCATCGTTTTCTACATCTCAGCCATCAACTCAG TCATTTGATGACCCATTTGGTGACTCTCCTTTCAAAGCCTTCACTTCTACTGACGCCGACTCAACCCCACAGCAGAATTTTGGAGCTCCTGATACTGCTCATAACTTTGGCTTTGGAGACTCATTCTCGGCCGTTGCCAATCCTGATCCTGCTTCTCAGAATGTGCAACCTCCATCAAACTCACCAGGTTTTCCTCAAGAGCAGTTTGCTACATCTCAGAGTGATATTGATATTCTTGCTGGCATTCTCCCACCATCTGGACCTCCAGTTTCACTCCCTCAACAATCTGGTCCTTCAATACCAACATCTCAGTTTCCTCCCAGTGGAAACAACATGTACGAAGGCTTTCATTCTCAGCCAACAGTATCTACAGCTCCAAACCAGCCCGGACAAACTCCGTTTGGACAAGCTGTACAACCATATAACATGGTTCCTCATTCTCAAAATATGACTGGAGCCATGCCGTTTAACAGTGGAGGCTTCATGCACCAGCCGGGCTCACAAAATTCATTTACTGCCACTTCATCAAGCTCACAAACTCCTTACTCTACCCCAAGTGGACCAGCTGGTCAGTTCATGGCACACCAGGGTCATGGAATGCCGCCTTCCCATGGTCCTCAACGAACTCAATCTGGACCTGTTACTCTGCAAGGGAACAACAATGTCATGGGGGACATGTTTTCACAAGCTGGGCCAAATTCCTTgacgtcatcatcatctcatccaGATCTCACACCTTTAACAGGAGCAATTGAGATTGTTCCTCCGCCTCAGAAAAAGTTTGAACCAAAATCATCAGTTTGGGCAGACACATTGAGCAGGGGGCTTGTTAACTTTAACATATCTGGAC CTAAAACAAATCCATTGGCAGACATAGGAGTTGACTTCGAGGCGATCAACAGGAGAGATAAACGGCTGGAGAAACCAACAAACACACCAGCAACATCTACTATCAACATGGGTAAAGCCATGGGATCAGGCACTGGCTTAGGGCGTTCCGGTGCAACCGCAATGAGACCTCCGCCTAATCCAATGACTGGCTCCGGCATGCCCATGGGTGGAGGAATGGGTGTTGGTAGCTATGGAGGTATGAACCAAAACCAACCCATGGGTATGGGTATGGGGGTCGGAATGAATCAAAACCAACCTATGGGTATGGGAATGGGACCTGGCATGAACATGAACATGGGAGGATATGGCCAAGGCTATCCGATGCAACAACAAAACCCAGGGATGGTCCGTGGCCCAAACGTGCCTGGCAACAACTACAATCCGATGATGGGTCAAGGCGGTTACAACAACCCTCAACAATtctatggtggtggtggtggtggatacCGGTAA
- the LOC104793249 gene encoding clathrin interactor EPSIN 2 isoform X1: MYKPSGGYGDKYDYGSRDEERSSYGREREYGYRDDDRNSRDGDRYSRDSEDRYGRDGNRDDDYRGRSRSVDNYGSRGRSSEREREDDGHSSSRGSGARADDNSQDGRGRLERKFSEQNIGAPPSYEEAVNESRSPVYSERDGGETPQVTAPGAASPPPPQATAPGAGSPSTGPSTDNKPVTFVNESPSQKVETFDEFDPRGAFSAGPPAYVSTDGVTDPPTVASMSAPPASNEMDLLGSLADVFSSNALAIVPADSTSVETNGQVNDGPAPSFSTSQPSTQSFDDPFGDSPFKAFTSTDADSTPQQNFGAPDTAHNFGFGDSFSAVANPDPASQNVQPPSNSPGFPQEQFATSQSDIDILAGILPPSGPPVSLPQQSGPSIPTSQFPPSGNNMYEGFHSQPTVSTAPNQPGQTPFGQAVQPYNMVPHSQNMTGAMPFNSGGFMHQPGSQNSFTATSSSSQTPYSTPSGPAGQFMAHQGHGMPPSHGPQRTQSGPVTLQGNNNVMGDMFSQAGPNSLTSSSSHPDLTPLTGAIEIVPPPQKKFEPKSSVWADTLSRGLVNFNISGPKTNPLADIGVDFEAINRRDKRLEKPTNTPATSTINMGKAMGSGTGLGRSGATAMRPPPNPMTGSGMPMGGGMGVGSYGGMNQNQPMGMGMGVGMNQNQPMGMGMGPGMNMNMGGYGQGYPMQQQNPGMVRGPNVPGNNYNPMMGQGGYNNPQQFYGGGGGGYR; the protein is encoded by the exons ATGTATAAGCCTTCAGGCGGATATGGGGACAAATATGATTATGGAAGCCGGGATGAAGAGCGAAGTAGTtatggaagagaaagagaatatGGTTACAGAGATGATGATAGAAATAGTCGTGATGGAGATCGTTATTCCAGAGACTCTGAAGACCGGTATGGAAGAGATGGTAATAGGGATGATGATTACAGGGGTAGGAGCAGAAGTGTTGATAACTATGGGTCACGAGGTAGGAGTTCGGAAAGGGAGAGGGAGGATGATGGCCATTCTTCATCACG GGGCAGTGGTGCTCGAGCTGATGACAATTCTCAGGATGGGAG AGGGCGGCTCGAGAGGAAGTTTTCTGAACAAAATATTGGCGCCCCACCCAGTTATGAAGAAGCTGTCAATGAATCACGCAGCCCTGTATACAGTGAAAG GGATGGTGGGGAGACCCCACAAGTTACTGCTCCAGGAgctgcttctcctcctcctcctcaagcTACTGCTCCAGGGGCTGGTTCTCCTTCTACTGGACCCAGCACAGACAATAAACCTGTTACTTTTGTTAATGAATCACCTTCTCAGAAAGTTGAGActtttgatgaatttgatcCACGTGGTGCGTTTTCAG CTGGCCCTCCAGCATATGTATCTACAGATGGTGTTACAGATCCTCCAACTGTTGCTTCTATGTCTGCCCCTCCCGCCTCGAATGAGATGGACTTGCTTGGCTCCCTTGCAGACGTATTTTCATCAAACGCATTGGCCATTGTACCAGCTGATTCTACCTCCGTTGAAACCAATGGACAAGTAAACGATGGTCCAGCTCCATCGTTTTCTACATCTCAGCCATCAACTCAG TCATTTGATGACCCATTTGGTGACTCTCCTTTCAAAGCCTTCACTTCTACTGACGCCGACTCAACCCCACAGCAGAATTTTGGAGCTCCTGATACTGCTCATAACTTTGGCTTTGGAGACTCATTCTCGGCCGTTGCCAATCCTGATCCTGCTTCTCAGAATGTGCAACCTCCATCAAACTCACCAGGTTTTCCTCAAGAGCAGTTTGCTACATCTCAGAGTGATATTGATATTCTTGCTGGCATTCTCCCACCATCTGGACCTCCAGTTTCACTCCCTCAACAATCTGGTCCTTCAATACCAACATCTCAGTTTCCTCCCAGTGGAAACAACATGTACGAAGGCTTTCATTCTCAGCCAACAGTATCTACAGCTCCAAACCAGCCCGGACAAACTCCGTTTGGACAAGCTGTACAACCATATAACATGGTTCCTCATTCTCAAAATATGACTGGAGCCATGCCGTTTAACAGTGGAGGCTTCATGCACCAGCCGGGCTCACAAAATTCATTTACTGCCACTTCATCAAGCTCACAAACTCCTTACTCTACCCCAAGTGGACCAGCTGGTCAGTTCATGGCACACCAGGGTCATGGAATGCCGCCTTCCCATGGTCCTCAACGAACTCAATCTGGACCTGTTACTCTGCAAGGGAACAACAATGTCATGGGGGACATGTTTTCACAAGCTGGGCCAAATTCCTTgacgtcatcatcatctcatccaGATCTCACACCTTTAACAGGAGCAATTGAGATTGTTCCTCCGCCTCAGAAAAAGTTTGAACCAAAATCATCAGTTTGGGCAGACACATTGAGCAGGGGGCTTGTTAACTTTAACATATCTGGAC CTAAAACAAATCCATTGGCAGACATAGGAGTTGACTTCGAGGCGATCAACAGGAGAGATAAACGGCTGGAGAAACCAACAAACACACCAGCAACATCTACTATCAACATGGGTAAAGCCATGGGATCAGGCACTGGCTTAGGGCGTTCCGGTGCAACCGCAATGAGACCTCCGCCTAATCCAATGACTGGCTCCGGCATGCCCATGGGTGGAGGAATGGGTGTTGGTAGCTATGGAGGTATGAACCAAAACCAACCCATGGGTATGGGTATGGGGGTCGGAATGAATCAAAACCAACCTATGGGTATGGGAATGGGACCTGGCATGAACATGAACATGGGAGGATATGGCCAAGGCTATCCGATGCAACAACAAAACCCAGGGATGGTCCGTGGCCCAAACGTGCCTGGCAACAACTACAATCCGATGATGGGTCAAGGCGGTTACAACAACCCTCAACAATtctatggtggtggtggtggtggatacCGGTAA